Proteins encoded by one window of Salmonirosea aquatica:
- a CDS encoding OmpA family protein: MSTRNVPWWIALIVWMGLSTYWHVCKIKELCADPVTPQVVSEAVAMEALRIQDTDSLVLVSEGNFVFLKSGADAEMSQVRNELDSLVVYLQEHPGKRLALVGRYASVETNTTTFPDLGIARAESVKQYLVGQGLASGRIATSSMILDSLSFHNDTLRGGIDFIFKEPIPETEEGLANAQRFESVFKPIDLYFPTGSADYINTDANRQFVEEAQRYLAENKDKKLILTGHTDNEGDDEINMTLSRDRAEGVKKQLMQLGITADQLVTDGKGETQPKESNDTPEGRRANRRVAIVVQ; encoded by the coding sequence ATGTCTACCCGCAATGTACCCTGGTGGATCGCCCTGATCGTGTGGATGGGCTTGTCGACTTACTGGCATGTTTGCAAGATCAAAGAATTGTGTGCAGATCCTGTTACTCCCCAGGTAGTTTCGGAAGCCGTAGCAATGGAGGCCTTGCGTATTCAGGATACGGACAGCTTGGTACTAGTGTCGGAAGGTAATTTCGTCTTCTTAAAATCAGGTGCGGACGCAGAGATGAGTCAGGTGCGGAATGAGCTGGATTCACTTGTGGTTTATTTGCAGGAGCATCCTGGTAAAAGGCTGGCTTTGGTTGGGAGGTACGCATCGGTCGAAACGAATACGACTACATTTCCGGATCTGGGTATCGCCCGGGCGGAAAGCGTGAAGCAGTACCTGGTGGGGCAGGGGCTTGCTTCCGGGCGTATAGCCACAAGTAGTATGATTTTGGATTCCCTGAGCTTTCACAACGATACGCTCCGGGGCGGAATTGATTTCATCTTTAAAGAGCCAATCCCCGAAACCGAAGAAGGGCTGGCCAACGCTCAAAGGTTCGAAAGTGTATTTAAACCCATTGACTTATATTTTCCAACGGGCAGTGCAGATTACATTAATACCGATGCAAACCGACAGTTTGTGGAGGAAGCTCAGAGGTATTTGGCTGAAAATAAAGACAAAAAACTAATCTTGACCGGTCATACTGACAATGAAGGCGATGACGAAATAAATATGACTTTGTCAAGAGACAGGGCAGAAGGTGTCAAAAAACAGTTGATGCAACTTGGAATTACGGCCGACCAGCTGGTGACGGACGGCAAAGGCGAAACGCAGCCCAAGGAATCTAATGATACTCCCGAGGGCCGTCGGGCCAATCGTCGCGTGGCTATTGTGGTTCAATAA
- the rho gene encoding transcription termination factor Rho produces MLTIDELNLKLLSELRTIAEKFSIKDNGKLSKKELIYKILSQQAVMPGAETDSNGSSETVKKGDEPKKKRTRRPAASEDVATKPSATVKEPETTLAESAPEPLVAEKTPARKARPAKTGGRTDKAAKSSRVVDTAADQGADLDISEDLGTEVSPSEEPVREVRNESESQPAPVVENSDNHKDSDKTTRAATPERPNSNNNQSREQAREDHTNKIKRNYNNYVREFDGLIINEGVLEIMQDGGYGFMRSADYNYLASPDDIYVSPSQIKLFGLKTGDTVKGQIRPPKEGEKYFALLRVETVNGKTSEEIRDRVPFEYLTPLFPEERLNLSTRPDQYSTRVLDLFAPIGKGQRGMIVAQPKTGKTVLLKEIANAITRNHPEVFLIILLIDERPEEVTDMQRSVRAEVISSTFDEQADRHVKVASIVLEKAKRMVECGHDVVILLDSITRLARAYNTVVPSSGKILSGGVDANALHKPKRFFGAARNVEKGGSLTIIATALIDTGSKMDEVIFEEFKGTGNMELQLDRKLSNKRVFPAIDVMASGTRREDLLLDKETMQKVWILRKHMSDMNPMESMDFLLDNMKGTRNNEEFLISMNR; encoded by the coding sequence ATGCTTACAATTGATGAACTGAACTTGAAACTCCTTTCGGAGTTACGAACTATCGCGGAGAAGTTTTCCATAAAAGACAATGGAAAACTCTCAAAAAAAGAACTAATCTACAAAATTCTCAGCCAGCAGGCAGTGATGCCGGGTGCTGAAACCGATTCAAACGGAAGCTCGGAAACCGTAAAGAAAGGGGACGAGCCCAAGAAAAAGCGCACCCGTCGGCCGGCCGCTTCCGAAGATGTGGCTACTAAACCCTCAGCGACGGTTAAGGAGCCGGAAACTACTTTGGCCGAAAGCGCTCCTGAACCCCTAGTTGCCGAAAAAACGCCAGCACGCAAAGCACGTCCGGCCAAAACAGGAGGACGTACCGACAAAGCTGCTAAATCCTCACGGGTAGTGGATACCGCCGCTGATCAGGGCGCAGATCTGGATATTTCGGAAGATTTAGGTACGGAAGTGAGCCCTTCGGAGGAGCCGGTACGTGAAGTGCGGAATGAAAGTGAAAGCCAGCCGGCCCCGGTGGTTGAAAATTCGGACAACCACAAGGATTCGGATAAAACAACCCGCGCTGCCACCCCGGAACGCCCCAACTCTAACAACAACCAGTCGCGCGAACAAGCCCGGGAGGACCATACTAATAAGATCAAGCGTAACTACAACAATTACGTTCGGGAGTTCGACGGCTTGATCATCAACGAAGGGGTTCTGGAAATCATGCAGGACGGGGGCTACGGCTTCATGCGGTCGGCGGATTATAACTACCTCGCCAGTCCCGACGACATTTATGTTTCTCCTTCGCAGATCAAGCTGTTCGGATTAAAAACCGGCGATACCGTGAAAGGACAAATCCGCCCGCCCAAAGAAGGAGAGAAGTACTTTGCCCTGCTCCGGGTGGAAACGGTAAATGGAAAAACCAGCGAAGAAATTCGCGACCGGGTACCCTTCGAATACCTGACGCCTCTATTCCCGGAAGAGCGCCTCAATCTCAGTACCCGTCCCGATCAATACTCGACCCGGGTACTTGATCTGTTCGCCCCGATTGGCAAAGGACAGCGGGGTATGATCGTGGCCCAGCCCAAAACCGGTAAAACGGTACTGTTGAAAGAAATCGCCAATGCCATCACCCGCAACCACCCCGAGGTATTCCTGATCATCCTGCTCATCGACGAACGTCCCGAAGAGGTGACCGATATGCAGCGCAGCGTGCGGGCGGAGGTTATTTCCTCCACCTTTGATGAGCAAGCCGACCGCCACGTAAAAGTAGCCAGCATCGTACTCGAAAAAGCCAAACGTATGGTCGAGTGCGGACATGATGTAGTGATTCTGTTGGATTCAATCACTCGCTTGGCCCGTGCCTACAATACGGTGGTACCTTCATCGGGCAAAATCCTGTCGGGTGGGGTAGATGCCAATGCGTTGCACAAGCCCAAGCGATTCTTCGGTGCGGCCCGTAATGTGGAGAAGGGCGGTTCGCTCACCATTATTGCTACGGCGTTGATTGACACGGGTTCCAAAATGGACGAAGTGATTTTTGAAGAATTCAAAGGTACCGGCAACATGGAACTCCAGCTCGACCGCAAGCTGTCCAACAAGCGCGTGTTCCCGGCTATCGACGTGATGGCCTCAGGTACCCGCCGTGAGGATCTGTTGCTGGACAAGGAAACCATGCAGAAAGTGTGGATACTTCGCAAGCATATGTCCGACATGAATCCTATGGAATCTATGGACTTCCTGCTCGACAACATGAAAGGTACCCGCAACAACGAGGAGTTTTTGATTTCGATGAATCGCTAA
- a CDS encoding mechanosensitive ion channel family protein, with translation MSRFVFRWVRKESHEEVPWTEFLRLLRPPLEVFIMLLALYLASKSLEVPGAWGTPSDGALDFRVLIEKVYFSAFLLALTWLGIRFIKCMGLLFKLKAQKTASKLDDQLVPFFRDLVIMLFVIGMVFIALGRVFSVDVLTLVTSLGIGGLAIALAARETLENLFASFALMIDRPFTVGDSINVGGTEGTIVKLGFRSTRLQTFDGSLVTLPNRLLTSQSLENLSERRQRRARFVVRLAYDTPGPTVKAIVETIQQHIDQNPETNEEPGVIRFDAFGESSLDVLVIFYVQTAIAREFNRVKEEVNLKILEIVKDSGGRFAFPSRELYIRQESSSALPESETT, from the coding sequence TTGAGCCGATTTGTATTTCGATGGGTGAGGAAAGAAAGCCATGAGGAGGTACCCTGGACCGAATTCCTTCGACTGCTGCGTCCTCCGCTTGAAGTATTTATTATGCTTCTGGCGTTATACCTGGCTTCCAAAAGCCTTGAGGTACCCGGGGCATGGGGTACCCCGTCCGACGGTGCTCTGGATTTCAGGGTATTGATTGAAAAGGTGTACTTCTCAGCATTTCTTTTGGCTCTTACCTGGCTGGGCATACGTTTCATCAAGTGCATGGGGCTGCTCTTCAAACTCAAAGCCCAGAAAACGGCTTCAAAGCTGGACGACCAGCTCGTCCCATTTTTCCGGGATTTGGTGATTATGCTATTTGTGATCGGGATGGTTTTCATTGCGCTGGGACGGGTCTTCTCCGTTGATGTGCTTACGTTGGTCACTAGCCTGGGTATTGGCGGCCTCGCTATCGCCCTGGCCGCCCGCGAAACACTCGAAAACCTATTCGCCTCGTTTGCCCTGATGATCGACCGGCCCTTTACGGTTGGGGATTCAATTAACGTGGGAGGTACTGAGGGTACCATCGTCAAGCTCGGATTTCGAAGTACCCGGTTACAGACCTTCGACGGGAGCCTGGTGACCCTTCCCAACCGCCTGTTAACTTCCCAGTCCCTGGAGAATCTGTCGGAACGCCGCCAGCGGAGGGCACGGTTTGTGGTGCGTTTGGCCTACGATACCCCCGGCCCTACTGTAAAAGCTATTGTGGAAACGATCCAGCAACACATCGACCAGAATCCCGAGACCAACGAAGAGCCGGGGGTAATTCGGTTTGATGCATTTGGCGAAAGTTCTTTGGATGTTCTGGTCATATTTTATGTCCAAACGGCCATAGCCCGTGAATTTAATCGCGTAAAAGAGGAAGTGAATTTAAAAATCCTGGAAATTGTTAAAGACTCGGGTGGCCGATTTGCATTTCCCAGTAGGGAGTTGTATATTCGCCAGGAATCTTCATCAGCCCTTCCCGAATCGGAAACCACATGA